AGAGGAAAAAGGAAGCATTTGAGTCCTTGAATGATTCACGAGACTCCCCAGATAGAGCGTCCATCTATAATCGATTGGAAGCGGTAAAATACGCAGAGCGTTGGTGGGATGCTTACAACCCTCAATATCATCATTTTGCGGATAATTGCACAAATTTTATCTCCCAATGTTTAAAAGCAGGGGAGGCACCGATGCATGGGGCTCCTCAGAGAGGGAGGGGCTGGTGGTATACAGGGGACAACTGGAGTTACAGTTGGGCGGTAGCCCATTCGATGCGTTGGTATTTAAGTGGTGCTACGAAGGGGCTGATGGCGAAAGAGGTGGAACGGGCTTCTGATTTACAACCCGGGGATATTATTTGCTATGATTTCGATGGGGACGGTCACTGGGAGCACACTACGATTGTCGTCATGAAAGATGGGAATCACGAGCCGCTCGTGAATGCCCAAACCGAGAACAGCCGAAATCGGTATTGGAGCTATGAGGACTCTACGGCCTGGACCCCGAATATCACGTACAAGTTTTTTCAAATTAATGATCAATTGACGTGAAAACAAGGCTTTCCGGTCATCCCGGGAAGCCTTGAAATTGGAAAGTATGCTATACTATTGCCGTGAATTCATGCAAAGGTGGCAATTGATATGAGTCTACATATTGTTTTACATGAACCGGATATTCCCGCCAATACTGGCAATATTGCCAGAACATGCGCGGGAACCGGGGTGTTTCTTCATTTAATTCATCCATTGGGATTTTCGACGGAAGACCGCATGTTAAAACGTGCAGGCTGCGATTATTGGCCGCATGTCCTTATTACACATCATGATTCCCTTGACACGTTTTTAGCGGATAAAAAGAAAGAGAATCTTTACTTCGTTGAAACAACCGGGAGTGCCCCCTATTCATCCTTTGATTACCGGGAGCTCACCCAGGATTATTATTTTATTTTCGGAAAGGAAACGCAAGGGTTGCCGGAAAATATCACAAGCAAGTATCCGGAGCGTTGCATTCGTTTGCCTCAAAATGATCAAATACGGTCCCTCAATCTTTCCAATGCCGTCGCCATTGTTATCTATGAAGCATTGCGACAGCAATCGTTTCCCAGCCTACATTAAAAAATACCCTTGGCAACAAGGGCATCGGCAATCCATTATTGTTGATGGGGTTTTGAGTTGCGTCCGGCTGTCCACATGGAGATGAGAAAGGCGAGGCAAACGCCGAGTATAAGAAGTACGTCCATAACGAATGGCCTCCTTTTGCTATGTAAGTTCGTGTACAAACGATATCCTGAATTTATTATAACGGAAATGATTCGGATTGTATACGGGTACTTTTGACAAAAAGGAAACGTCCTATCCATACGTTGCCAAGATATGAGCTGGCAAGCTATACTAAATGTGGATGAATCATGAATAAGAGGAGGGCTCGATGCAATGTATGTGGTGATGAATGAACTACAAGTAGACCCGGAACAAAAAGATCATTTGAAGGCGCGTTTTGAAAAGAGCAAAGACCGGATGAAGGATGTGCCGGGTTGTTTGGAATTTCTTTTCTTGGAAAGTGAAGAAGAATCGGATACATTAGTCGTTTATACGAAGTGGGAGTCCAAGGAAAATTACGAGAACTGGCTGGAAAGTGATGCATTCAAAAAAGCACATGGCGGCAAATCTTCAGGTGAACAACAGCCATCAACGACGAACCGCCTTCGTTTGTTTGAAGTCGTTTTTCATACGTGAGCTTCCTTTAAAAACTCGGTTTATGCCGGGTTTCTTTTTTTTATAGGGACGACCTTTTTTCCCAATTGGTTATCGTGTCTTGCTTCTCTGCATAGAATGCAAAGACACAAGCAGTTAATTCTAAGTTCGGACGTTCCGTCAAAAAGGATCCCCGGATTCTTTATCATTCACCGTTCTAAAATGACTGAGGAAGTTTCATTAAAAGGGAGGCCAATCGGTGGATATTCTAGAAAAAATGCAGATGCATCGCAATGATCAAGAACTTTTAAAGTGGGAAGGAACGTTTAAAGAGTATTTGGAAATCTTGAAAAAACGGCCGGAAATTGCGCAAACAGCCCACTCGAGGGTATATAACATGATAAGAAACCAAGGAGTGGAAGAAGGAAAAGACGGGGATGTAAAACGTTACCCATTCTTCAGTAAACATCTTTTTGGGCTTGAAGATTCGATTGAAAAGCTGGTGGAGGAATATTTTCATTCTGCAGCAAAACGCCTCGATGTACGTAAGCGGATCCTCTTACTTATGGGGCCGGTCAGTGGCGGCAAGTCCACGATCGTCAACTTATTGAAACGTGGCTTGGAGGATTATTCCTACACAGATGAAGGTGCCGTTTACGCGATTAAAGGCTGTCCGATGCAAGAAGATCCGCTTCATTTGATCCCTTATCATTTACGAGATGAATTTTATGAAGAGTATGGAATCCGAGTGGAAGGGGCACTCTCGCCGCTTAACACAATGCGTTTGGAAGAGGAGTACGGGGGGCGGATCGAAGATGTGATGGTGGAGCGGATCTTCTTTTCTGAGGACCGCAGAACCGGTATCGGTACCTTCAGCCCGTCCGACCCAAAATCCCAGGACATCGCAGACCTTACCGGCAGTATTGATTTTTCAACGATTGCAGAATTTGGATCAGAATCCGACCCGAGAGCCTATCGTTTCGACGGGGAACTGAACAAGGCAAATCGCGGCCTGATGGAATTTCAGGAAATGTTGAAGAGTGATGAGAAATTCCTCTGGCACTTGCTTTCTCTGAGTCAAGAAGGTAATTTTAAAGCCGGTCGTTTTGCCTTAATCAGTGCCGATGAAATGATCGTTGCACATACCAATGAAGCGGAATACCGTTCTTTTATCAATAATAAGAAAAACGAAGCATTGCAATCAAGAATCATCGTAATGAACGTCCCCTATAATCTAAAAGTGACCGAAGAGGAACGCATCTATGAGAAAATGATCGCGGAAAGCGATATGAAGCACGTGCATATTGCCCCTCATGCATTACGGACCGCCGCAATTTTCTCGGTTCTAACAAGGCTAAAGGAATCACAAAATCAAGGCATTGATCTCATGAAAAAACTTCACCTTTACGATGGCGAGATCGTGGAAGGGTTTAAAGATCAAGATGTAAAAGATTTGAAAAGTGAATATCAAGATGAAGGGATGTCCGGGATTGATCCCCGTTATGTCATTAATCGTATTTCTTCCGCTATTATTCGCAAAGACGCAACATCCATCAATGCCCTTGATGTGCTAAGGTCCTTGAAAGAAGGCCTGGATCAACACGCATCGATCAGTAAAGAGGATCGCGAGCGATATAAAGATTTTATTGCCGTCGCCCGCCGGGAATATGATGAAATCGCAAAAAAAGAAGTCCAAAAAGCTTTTGTATATTCGTACGAAGAACAAGCAAAAACACTCGTCAATAATTACTTGGATAACGTCGAAGCATATTGTAACAATCATACGATTTACGATCCGATCACAGGGGACGAATTAAGTGCCGATGAAAAACTTATGCGTTCCATCGAGGAGCAAATCGGCATTTCCGAGAATGCAAAAAAAGCGTTCCGCGAGGAAATTCTCATCCGCATATCGGCTTATGCCCGCAAAGGACACAGATTCGATTACAATTCCCATGAGCGCCTTAGAGAAGCGATTCAAAAGAAATTGTTTGCAGACTTAAAAGATGTTGTTAAAATAACAACATCCGTGCAAACCCCGGATGAAGACCAATTGAAAAAAATCAACGAAGTAATCGCACGCCTTGTTGATGAACATGGGTACAATACCCATTCAGCAAATGATCTTCTTAAGTATGTCGGCAGTTTATTAAATCGCTAAAGTAATAAAAAATCGAGTGGGAGTTCTCGCTCCCCTCGATTTCTTCCTTGGCAGGAAAGAAAGTATAAAACGACTTTCTTATCCCGCATAAGCGCAACGAAGGCTTTTGCTGTCCTGGCAAAAGCCAAGTTTTCTAATTGTTCAAATGTCAATGCAGTTCATATATCCCATATTGATGCGGGTAAGGCAGGAGTGGATGAACCGGCAATAAAAATGATGGGGTCGTCACGGGAGGAATAACGACTTCCTCTTCATTATACGGGTCAAGCTGGCGAATGACGTAAGCTTCGTCCCGTTCGCCTTCGATGTCGCCCGGGAAGATGCTATAAATTCGCTCGCTGTCCGATGCGTCTTCTTCGTTTTCATTCTCCTCACCGGAATCGAACCTAAAGGTATGATTTTCGACCAGGTTGGGGGCTTGCCATTCATGATGGTCCGCGTTAATATAGAACGATTGCTTGTACCCTTCTTCCAATGTGGAGCCGCTTTGACTTTCCAATGAAGGATCGATATACAAATGATATAACCCCCCGGTTTCATAGCCGTCGCTCGGTGGAAGCACTTGAATTTGTGACGGGGAAGAGATAAGAATGACATTCTCTTGCTTTTCCATTTCGTTATCCACGATGTAAATGACATCATTGCTCACATCCCCCTCCAACACGTCTTCGTCGAATTCCAGCGTCCATGAATAACGATCGTGGACGTCCGTTGTCGGGA
The Salicibibacter kimchii DNA segment above includes these coding regions:
- a CDS encoding amidase domain-containing protein; the protein is MDRETQQLFEKHLIQLNQCHLDGTKVKAMTDDERKCFEREQKRMKQSNTRVLKMSGEIVPYRYTSCGSDRTVHYMYDYARFVLTNESFYLEESREHRRSLLKGKKIIQDRRLPTPKSDERKKEAFESLNDSRDSPDRASIYNRLEAVKYAERWWDAYNPQYHHFADNCTNFISQCLKAGEAPMHGAPQRGRGWWYTGDNWSYSWAVAHSMRWYLSGATKGLMAKEVERASDLQPGDIICYDFDGDGHWEHTTIVVMKDGNHEPLVNAQTENSRNRYWSYEDSTAWTPNITYKFFQINDQLT
- the trmL gene encoding tRNA (uridine(34)/cytosine(34)/5-carboxymethylaminomethyluridine(34)-2'-O)-methyltransferase TrmL translates to MSLHIVLHEPDIPANTGNIARTCAGTGVFLHLIHPLGFSTEDRMLKRAGCDYWPHVLITHHDSLDTFLADKKKENLYFVETTGSAPYSSFDYRELTQDYYFIFGKETQGLPENITSKYPERCIRLPQNDQIRSLNLSNAVAIVIYEALRQQSFPSLH
- a CDS encoding antibiotic biosynthesis monooxygenase family protein; its protein translation is MYVVMNELQVDPEQKDHLKARFEKSKDRMKDVPGCLEFLFLESEEESDTLVVYTKWESKENYENWLESDAFKKAHGGKSSGEQQPSTTNRLRLFEVVFHT
- a CDS encoding PrkA family serine protein kinase gives rise to the protein MDILEKMQMHRNDQELLKWEGTFKEYLEILKKRPEIAQTAHSRVYNMIRNQGVEEGKDGDVKRYPFFSKHLFGLEDSIEKLVEEYFHSAAKRLDVRKRILLLMGPVSGGKSTIVNLLKRGLEDYSYTDEGAVYAIKGCPMQEDPLHLIPYHLRDEFYEEYGIRVEGALSPLNTMRLEEEYGGRIEDVMVERIFFSEDRRTGIGTFSPSDPKSQDIADLTGSIDFSTIAEFGSESDPRAYRFDGELNKANRGLMEFQEMLKSDEKFLWHLLSLSQEGNFKAGRFALISADEMIVAHTNEAEYRSFINNKKNEALQSRIIVMNVPYNLKVTEEERIYEKMIAESDMKHVHIAPHALRTAAIFSVLTRLKESQNQGIDLMKKLHLYDGEIVEGFKDQDVKDLKSEYQDEGMSGIDPRYVINRISSAIIRKDATSINALDVLRSLKEGLDQHASISKEDRERYKDFIAVARREYDEIAKKEVQKAFVYSYEEQAKTLVNNYLDNVEAYCNNHTIYDPITGDELSADEKLMRSIEEQIGISENAKKAFREEILIRISAYARKGHRFDYNSHERLREAIQKKLFADLKDVVKITTSVQTPDEDQLKKINEVIARLVDEHGYNTHSANDLLKYVGSLLNR